One part of the uncultured Bacteroides sp. genome encodes these proteins:
- a CDS encoding ABC transporter substrate-binding protein, whose amino-acid sequence MKKYIFIISLILTTSFFISCKGKEKVVDKNELQEITLGVMQSMDYVPFTVAQKQGIYDSLGLKVNFIKYLSSNDLEYDFKSGKLDGAITDLTRAITLHANGSRLKVIMKNDGILYLIAGKESGIKELTDLRKMNIGVSENTITDFSTDIALKTANILTVSVNKPNISKISVRLEMLQNGQIDAAFFPDPYATIAIKDGHKSLESTKDLGINATTTLFSENAIKDKNNEIMALILGYNLGINFIKSHPKNEWIETLSEDFNLARSVVKQIPLPDYRKAELPKIKDIKASIGWLKIKQLIPEDYNEKNLVDSTFVNQP is encoded by the coding sequence ATGAAAAAATACATTTTTATCATTAGTCTTATTCTTACCACCTCTTTTTTTATTTCCTGCAAAGGAAAGGAAAAGGTTGTAGATAAGAATGAACTTCAGGAAATAACTCTCGGTGTGATGCAGTCAATGGATTATGTACCATTTACCGTAGCTCAGAAACAAGGGATATATGATTCACTGGGATTAAAAGTAAACTTTATAAAATATCTATCATCAAATGATTTGGAGTACGACTTCAAATCTGGTAAATTAGACGGTGCTATAACCGATTTAACAAGAGCTATAACCCTGCATGCAAATGGTTCCAGGTTAAAAGTTATAATGAAAAACGATGGAATTCTCTATTTGATAGCAGGAAAAGAATCTGGCATAAAAGAACTTACAGACCTACGAAAAATGAATATTGGTGTTTCAGAAAATACCATAACAGATTTTTCTACAGATATAGCCTTAAAGACAGCCAATATCCTGACCGTAAGCGTAAACAAACCTAATATTAGCAAAATATCAGTCCGATTGGAAATGTTGCAAAACGGGCAGATAGACGCAGCTTTCTTCCCCGATCCGTATGCAACTATCGCTATAAAAGATGGGCACAAATCATTAGAATCAACAAAAGATTTGGGCATTAATGCAACTACTACTCTATTTTCCGAGAATGCTATAAAAGATAAGAATAACGAAATTATGGCATTAATACTTGGATACAATCTCGGCATAAACTTCATAAAAAGCCATCCGAAAAATGAATGGATAGAAACTCTTTCTGAAGATTTCAATTTAGCAAGATCTGTGGTAAAGCAGATTCCATTACCTGATTATCGTAAAGCCGAACTACCTAAGATTAAAGACATAAAAGCCAGTATTGGATGGCTTAAGATTAAACAACTGATTCCTGAGGACTATAACGAAAAGAATCTGGTAGATAGTACGTTTGTTAATCAACCATAG
- a CDS encoding phosphoglycerate kinase gives MQTIDKFNFAGKKAFVRVDFNVPLDENFNITDDNRIRAALPTLKKIIADGGSLIIGSHLGRPKGATDKFSLKHIIGRVSELLGVDVQFASDCMGEEPAAKAAALKPGEALLLENLRFYAEEEGKPRGLAEDATDEEKAAAKKAVKESQKNFTKALASYADCYVNDAFGTAHRAHASTALIANYFDADNKMFGFLMNKEVIAVEKVMNDIHRPFTAIMGGSKVSSKIEIIENLLTKVDNLIITGGMSFTFTKAMGGKIGSSLCEDDKQELALEILEKAKANNVNIVLAVDSKIADKFSNDANTQFVAIDEIPDGWSGLDIGPKSEAIFAEVIKNSKTILWNGPTGVFEFDNFASGSHAVGLAIVEATKNGAFSLVGGGDSVACVNKFGLADGVSYVSTGGGALLEAIEGKVLPGIAAIQEA, from the coding sequence ATGCAAACAATTGACAAATTCAACTTTGCCGGTAAAAAGGCATTCGTTAGAGTGGACTTTAATGTTCCATTGGATGAAAATTTCAACATCACAGACGACAATCGTATACGTGCTGCCCTTCCTACATTAAAGAAGATTATCGCTGATGGCGGTAGCCTTATTATTGGTTCTCACCTTGGACGTCCGAAAGGAGCAACTGACAAATTCTCATTAAAACATATTATTGGTCGTGTATCTGAATTGCTTGGCGTAGACGTACAGTTTGCCAGCGATTGCATGGGCGAAGAACCTGCTGCTAAAGCTGCTGCTTTGAAACCAGGTGAAGCTTTATTGCTTGAAAACCTTCGTTTTTATGCTGAAGAAGAAGGCAAACCAAGAGGTCTTGCTGAAGATGCAACAGACGAAGAAAAAGCTGCTGCTAAGAAAGCTGTAAAAGAAAGTCAGAAGAACTTTACTAAAGCTCTTGCTTCTTATGCAGATTGCTATGTAAATGATGCATTTGGTACTGCTCACCGCGCACACGCTTCTACAGCCCTTATCGCTAACTACTTCGATGCTGACAATAAAATGTTCGGTTTCTTAATGAACAAAGAAGTAATCGCTGTAGAAAAAGTAATGAATGACATTCACCGTCCTTTTACTGCTATCATGGGTGGTTCTAAAGTTTCTTCTAAAATTGAAATCATAGAAAACCTACTTACTAAAGTAGACAACCTTATCATCACTGGTGGAATGTCTTTCACATTCACTAAGGCAATGGGTGGTAAAATCGGTTCTTCTCTTTGCGAAGATGATAAACAGGAATTGGCTCTTGAGATTTTGGAAAAAGCTAAAGCTAACAACGTAAACATAGTTCTAGCTGTTGACTCTAAGATTGCTGACAAATTCTCAAATGACGCCAATACTCAGTTTGTTGCGATTGACGAAATTCCTGATGGATGGAGTGGTTTGGATATTGGTCCTAAGAGTGAAGCTATCTTTGCTGAAGTTATTAAGAACTCTAAAACAATTCTTTGGAATGGTCCTACAGGTGTATTCGAATTTGATAACTTCGCATCTGGTTCTCATGCAGTAGGTTTAGCTATTGTTGAAGCTACAAAGAACGGTGCATTCTCACTTGTTGGTGGTGGTGACTCTGTTGCTTGTGTAAACAAGTTTGGTTTAGCTGATGGCGTTTCTTATGTATCAACAGGTGGTGGTGCATTATTAGAAGCTATCGAAGGAAAAGTTCTTCCAGGAATCGCAGCTATTCAAGAAGCATAA
- the nth gene encoding endonuclease III, whose amino-acid sequence MRKKELYNKVIEWFKENMPVAETELNYNTPYELLVAVILSAQCTDKRVNMITPKLFHDYPTAETLAASTPEVIFEYIRSVSYPNNKAKHLVGMAKMLHNEFHDEVPSDMELLEKMPGVGRKTANVIRAVVFNKEAMPVDTHVFRVSNRIGLTTNSKSPLATEKELVKYIPGELLPIAHHWLILHGRYVCIARNPKCDSCGLKLLCKYYKREYNVIKQ is encoded by the coding sequence ATGAGAAAGAAAGAATTATATAATAAAGTGATTGAGTGGTTCAAAGAAAACATGCCCGTAGCGGAAACTGAACTTAACTACAACACTCCTTATGAATTGTTGGTTGCTGTAATTCTTTCCGCGCAATGCACAGACAAACGTGTGAACATGATTACTCCTAAACTGTTTCATGATTATCCAACCGCCGAAACATTGGCAGCTAGTACTCCGGAAGTGATATTTGAATACATCAGAAGCGTTTCTTATCCCAACAATAAAGCGAAACACTTAGTTGGCATGGCAAAAATGCTACATAATGAATTTCATGACGAGGTACCATCCGACATGGAATTATTGGAAAAGATGCCTGGCGTAGGAAGAAAAACGGCCAATGTTATTCGTGCTGTGGTCTTCAATAAAGAAGCAATGCCTGTAGATACTCACGTATTCAGAGTCTCTAACCGGATAGGTCTGACTACAAATTCCAAAAGTCCTCTTGCCACAGAAAAAGAACTCGTAAAATATATTCCGGGGGAATTATTACCCATAGCACATCATTGGCTTATTTTGCATGGAAGATATGTTTGCATAGCAAGGAATCCAAAATGTGATAGTTGTGGGTTAAAATTGCTATGTAAATATTACAAAAGAGAATATAATGTGATAAAACAGTAA
- a CDS encoding MFS transporter has protein sequence MAKDKLVTRSYIFILAANFLLYFGFYLLLPILPFYLTEVFHSNNATIGIILSCYTIAALCIRPFSGYLLDAFARKPLYLFAYFIFTGIFAGYLFSGVLTLFTILRILHGFAFGTVTVGGNTIVIDIMPSSRRGEGLGYYGMMNNTAMSIGPMVGLFLHEVYSFDVIFAWAFVSCSIGLLMAFMIKTPTKKCVKREAISLDRFILVKGVPAGLDLMLLSVPYGMTTTYVAIYAKSMGIMSGTGLFFTFMAVGMAVSRLFSGKQVDKGRLLTVLAWGMYLVCFCYFLLSACNMLMKYSSTATTILFFLIALLLGIGFGTMFPAFNTLFVNLAPNSQRGTATSTYLTSWDMGIGIGVLAGGYIGQIATFDKAFFFGACLTVFSVIYFKRKVGPHFEKNKLR, from the coding sequence ATGGCAAAAGACAAGCTGGTTACCCGTAGCTATATATTTATTCTGGCTGCGAATTTTCTGTTGTACTTTGGCTTTTATCTATTACTACCGATACTTCCTTTTTACCTCACAGAGGTTTTTCATTCAAACAATGCTACTATAGGAATAATCCTTTCATGTTATACTATAGCTGCACTCTGTATTCGTCCTTTTTCGGGATACTTACTTGATGCTTTCGCCCGAAAACCGCTTTATTTATTCGCTTATTTTATTTTCACCGGGATCTTTGCAGGGTACTTATTTTCAGGAGTACTGACCTTGTTCACTATCTTAAGAATTCTTCATGGTTTTGCTTTTGGAACTGTAACTGTGGGGGGTAATACAATTGTGATAGATATTATGCCTTCTTCAAGAAGAGGTGAAGGTCTTGGCTATTATGGAATGATGAATAACACAGCAATGAGCATAGGACCAATGGTTGGTTTGTTTTTGCATGAGGTTTACTCGTTTGATGTAATCTTTGCCTGGGCATTTGTTTCTTGCAGCATAGGACTTCTGATGGCTTTTATGATAAAAACTCCGACTAAGAAATGTGTAAAACGTGAAGCAATATCATTGGATAGATTTATTCTGGTGAAAGGAGTTCCCGCCGGACTGGATCTTATGTTGCTATCTGTTCCTTATGGAATGACTACAACCTATGTGGCTATCTATGCTAAAAGCATGGGAATAATGAGTGGCACCGGATTGTTCTTTACTTTTATGGCAGTAGGAATGGCAGTTTCGCGTTTATTTTCGGGTAAACAAGTTGATAAAGGACGACTATTAACCGTTTTAGCATGGGGAATGTATCTGGTTTGTTTCTGCTATTTTTTACTTTCGGCATGTAACATGCTGATGAAGTATAGCAGTACAGCGACCACAATCTTATTCTTTTTGATAGCTCTTCTCCTGGGAATTGGTTTCGGAACAATGTTTCCGGCATTTAATACGCTTTTTGTTAATCTGGCTCCAAATTCTCAAAGAGGAACAGCAACGTCTACCTATTTAACTTCATGGGACATGGGTATTGGTATCGGTGTTCTTGCAGGAGGATATATAGGGCAAATAGCAACATTCGATAAGGCATTCTTTTTTGGAGCTTGCCTCACCGTTTTCTCTGTAATCTATTTCAAAAGAAAAGTTGGTCCACATTTTGAAAAAAATAAATTAAGATAA
- the pheS gene encoding phenylalanine--tRNA ligase subunit alpha, whose protein sequence is MIAKIKQLLEEVEALKASNAEELEALRIKYLSKKGAINDLMADFRNVAADQKKEVGMRLNELKTKAQEQINALKEAFESQDSSSCDLDLTRSAYPVDLGTRHPLSIVKNEIIDIFGRLGFSIAEGPEIEDDWHVFSALNFAEDHPARDMQDTFFIEAHPDIILRTHTSSVQSRVMEVTQPPIRIICPGRVYRNEAISYRAHCFFHQVEALYIDKDVSFTDLKQVLLLFAKEMFGADTKIRLRPSYFPFTEPSAEMDISCNICGGKGCPFCKHTGWVEILGCGMVDPNVLESNGIDSKVYSGYALGMGIERITNLKYQVKDLRMFSENDTRFLKQFEAAN, encoded by the coding sequence ATGATAGCTAAAATTAAGCAACTACTAGAAGAAGTTGAAGCATTAAAAGCATCTAATGCGGAAGAGTTGGAAGCTCTGCGTATTAAATATTTAAGCAAAAAAGGAGCAATTAATGACCTTATGGCTGATTTCCGTAATGTAGCGGCTGATCAGAAAAAGGAAGTGGGAATGAGACTGAATGAGCTGAAAACAAAAGCTCAGGAACAGATTAATGCCTTGAAAGAGGCTTTTGAAAGTCAGGACAGCAGTTCATGCGATTTAGATTTAACTCGCTCTGCTTATCCTGTTGACTTAGGAACTCGCCACCCACTGTCAATTGTTAAGAATGAAATTATCGATATTTTTGGCCGTTTGGGATTCAGTATTGCAGAGGGACCTGAAATAGAAGATGACTGGCATGTATTCTCTGCTTTGAACTTCGCTGAAGATCATCCGGCAAGAGATATGCAGGATACATTCTTCATTGAAGCACATCCTGATATCATATTACGTACACATACATCTTCTGTACAAAGTCGCGTGATGGAAGTTACACAACCTCCTATCCGCATTATTTGTCCGGGACGTGTATACCGTAACGAAGCAATCAGCTACCGTGCTCACTGCTTTTTCCACCAGGTTGAAGCTCTTTATATTGACAAAGACGTATCTTTCACTGACCTGAAACAAGTTCTTCTGCTTTTTGCAAAAGAAATGTTTGGTGCAGATACCAAGATTCGTCTTCGTCCAAGTTATTTCCCATTCACAGAACCAAGTGCTGAAATGGATATCAGTTGTAATATCTGTGGCGGTAAAGGTTGTCCTTTCTGCAAGCACACCGGATGGGTTGAAATTTTAGGTTGTGGTATGGTTGACCCTAACGTTCTTGAAAGTAACGGAATAGACAGTAAAGTTTACTCTGGTTATGCTCTTGGAATGGGTATTGAACGTATTACCAATCTGAAATATCAGGTAAAAGACCTTCGAATGTTCTCGGAAAATGATACTCGTTTCCTGAAACAGTTCGAAGCAGCAAACTAA
- a CDS encoding 2-oxoacid:acceptor oxidoreductase family protein, which produces MKEEIIIAGFGGQGVLSMGKILAYSGLMENKEVSWMPAYGPEQRGGTANVTVIVSDNKISSPILSKYDAAIILNQPSLEKFESKVKPGGILIYDGYGIINPPTRKDINVYRIDAMDAANEMNNAKAFNMIVLGGLLKICPIVTIENVLKGLKKTLPERHHHLIPMNETAIKKGMELIKKI; this is translated from the coding sequence ATGAAAGAAGAAATAATCATAGCTGGATTTGGTGGACAAGGGGTCTTGTCTATGGGAAAAATCCTTGCCTATTCAGGCTTAATGGAAAATAAAGAAGTATCATGGATGCCAGCATACGGACCTGAACAAAGAGGTGGTACTGCTAATGTTACTGTTATTGTTAGTGATAATAAGATATCTTCTCCTATTTTGAGTAAATACGATGCCGCAATTATCCTGAATCAGCCTTCTTTAGAGAAATTTGAAAGCAAGGTTAAACCGGGCGGAATATTAATTTACGATGGATATGGTATTATCAATCCACCTACACGTAAGGATATTAATGTTTATCGCATAGATGCAATGGATGCAGCTAATGAAATGAATAATGCTAAAGCATTCAACATGATTGTACTTGGAGGATTATTAAAAATATGTCCTATCGTAACTATTGAGAATGTTTTAAAAGGGCTGAAAAAGACTCTTCCTGAACGTCATCATCATTTGATTCCGATGAATGAAACTGCTATTAAAAAAGGAATGGAATTAATTAAGAAAATATGA
- a CDS encoding thiamine pyrophosphate-dependent enzyme, translating into MTKEDIIKPENLVYKKPKLMNDKPMHYCPGCSHGVVHKLVAEVIEEMGMEDKTVGISPVGCAVFIYNYIDIDWQEAAHGRAPAVATAIKRLWPDKLVFTYQGDGDLACIGTAETIHALNRGENITIIFINNAIYGMTGGQMAPTTLVGMKTATSPYGRDVKLHGYPLKMTEIAATLEGTAYVTRQSVQTTAAIRKTKKAIRKAFENSMNGKGSNLVEVVSTCSSGWKMSPEASNKWMEEHMFPYYPLGDLKDKE; encoded by the coding sequence ATGACTAAAGAAGATATAATCAAACCTGAGAACTTAGTATATAAGAAACCAAAACTCATGAATGACAAACCGATGCATTATTGCCCGGGATGTAGTCATGGTGTAGTGCATAAATTAGTAGCCGAAGTAATTGAAGAAATGGGTATGGAAGACAAAACTGTGGGAATTTCTCCTGTAGGATGTGCGGTCTTTATCTACAATTACATTGACATTGACTGGCAGGAAGCTGCTCATGGACGTGCTCCTGCTGTTGCTACAGCTATTAAACGTTTATGGCCCGACAAACTGGTATTTACATATCAGGGAGATGGTGACCTTGCTTGTATCGGTACTGCTGAAACAATTCATGCTTTAAACCGAGGTGAAAATATTACAATTATCTTTATCAATAATGCTATTTACGGTATGACCGGCGGCCAGATGGCTCCTACAACTCTTGTTGGAATGAAAACAGCAACCAGCCCTTATGGTCGTGACGTAAAGCTACACGGATATCCACTTAAAATGACTGAAATTGCTGCTACCTTAGAAGGTACAGCTTATGTTACCCGCCAGTCTGTTCAAACAACTGCTGCGATCCGCAAAACAAAAAAGGCTATTCGCAAAGCGTTTGAAAATTCTATGAACGGTAAAGGTTCTAATTTAGTGGAAGTTGTTTCAACTTGTAGCTCTGGTTGGAAGATGAGTCCGGAAGCATCTAATAAATGGATGGAAGAACACATGTTCCCTTACTATCCACTAGGCGACTTAAAAGATAAAGAATAA
- a CDS encoding 3-methyl-2-oxobutanoate dehydrogenase subunit VorB, whose product MEEEVVLMKGNEAISHAAIRYGVDGYFGYPITPQSEVLETLADLKPWETTGMVVLQAESEVAAINMVYGGAGSGKMVMTSSSSPGVSLKQEGISYIAGAELPCLIVNVMRGGPGLGTIQPSQADYFQTVKGGGHGDYRLIALAPASVQEMADFVGLGFELAFKYRNPAIILADGVIGQMMEKVVLPAQRKRLTDEEVIARCPWATTGKANGRKPNIITSLELDPYAMEQNNIRFQAKYKEIEENEVRYEEINCEDAEYLIVAFGSSARICQKSIELARAEGIKVGLLRPITLWPFPTKAIAKYAEKVKGMISVELNAGQMVEDIRLAVNGRVKVEHFGRLGGIVPDPDEVVEAIKEKLIK is encoded by the coding sequence ATGGAAGAAGAAGTTGTTTTAATGAAGGGTAACGAAGCTATCTCTCATGCAGCTATTCGCTATGGAGTTGATGGTTATTTCGGTTATCCTATCACTCCTCAATCTGAAGTATTAGAAACGCTTGCTGATCTGAAACCATGGGAAACTACCGGCATGGTTGTTTTACAGGCTGAAAGTGAAGTTGCAGCTATAAATATGGTATACGGTGGTGCCGGTTCCGGTAAAATGGTAATGACCTCCTCTTCCAGCCCTGGCGTAAGTTTAAAGCAGGAAGGTATTTCTTATATCGCCGGTGCAGAACTTCCTTGTTTAATCGTTAATGTAATGCGTGGAGGTCCAGGTCTTGGAACTATCCAACCTAGTCAGGCTGACTATTTCCAGACTGTAAAAGGTGGTGGTCACGGTGATTATAGATTAATAGCACTTGCACCTGCTTCTGTACAGGAAATGGCAGATTTTGTTGGACTAGGTTTTGAACTTGCATTCAAATACAGAAATCCGGCTATTATTCTTGCCGATGGTGTAATTGGTCAGATGATGGAAAAAGTTGTTCTTCCGGCACAAAGAAAACGTCTTACCGACGAAGAAGTAATTGCTCGTTGTCCATGGGCTACAACAGGAAAAGCAAATGGTCGTAAACCAAATATCATTACTTCTCTGGAACTTGATCCTTATGCAATGGAACAAAACAACATCCGTTTCCAGGCTAAATATAAAGAGATTGAAGAAAATGAGGTTCGTTATGAAGAGATTAACTGCGAAGATGCAGAATATCTGATCGTAGCATTCGGATCTAGTGCACGTATTTGCCAAAAGTCTATTGAACTGGCTCGTGCCGAAGGTATCAAAGTGGGACTTCTTCGTCCTATCACTCTATGGCCTTTCCCAACAAAAGCAATTGCTAAATACGCTGAAAAAGTAAAAGGAATGATCTCTGTGGAACTTAATGCAGGTCAGATGGTAGAAGATATTCGTCTTGCTGTTAACGGTCGTGTAAAAGTAGAGCACTTTGGACGCCTTGGAGGTATTGTTCCTGATCCTGATGAGGTTGTTGAAGCAATCAAAGAAAAACTAATTAAATAA
- a CDS encoding 4Fe-4S binding protein has product MAKIKGAIVVDTERCKGCNLCVVACPLNVLSLTNKEVNIKGYNFAQQVLEDTCNGCSSCATVCPDGCITVFKVKL; this is encoded by the coding sequence ATGGCTAAAATAAAAGGAGCAATAGTAGTTGACACCGAACGTTGCAAAGGATGTAATCTTTGTGTGGTGGCATGCCCTCTTAATGTGTTGTCTCTAACAAATAAAGAAGTAAACATTAAAGGATACAATTTCGCTCAACAAGTATTAGAAGACACTTGTAACGGATGTTCTTCATGTGCAACAGTATGTCCTGACGGATGTATTACTGTTTTCAAAGTAAAACTTTAA
- a CDS encoding tetratricopeptide repeat protein has product MEELSTIKGLLDKDDVEAAINALDIFIESNPTCDEAYYLRGNAYRKQGNWQQAINNYLSAIEINPQSPALQAHKMIMDILNFYNKDMYNQ; this is encoded by the coding sequence ATGGAAGAACTTAGCACTATAAAAGGACTACTCGACAAAGATGACGTGGAGGCCGCCATAAACGCATTGGATATATTTATAGAGTCCAATCCAACGTGTGACGAGGCATATTATCTTCGCGGAAATGCTTATCGTAAACAAGGGAACTGGCAACAAGCAATTAACAATTACTTATCGGCTATAGAAATAAACCCTCAGAGTCCTGCACTGCAAGCTCATAAAATGATAATGGACATCCTGAATTTCTATAATAAGGATATGTACAATCAATAA
- a CDS encoding glycoside hydrolase family 28 protein, translated as MRKVFGIIPLLLITLLANASPIEEAWKECAKIEQQIKKTSFPKRTFVITDFGAKANNEAEPCHDAINQAIITCNQAGGGTVVIPKGVFYTGPITLKSNVNLHFEDGAVLNFSTDQKLYFPAVLTRWEGVDCWNAHPLIYAYGETNIAITGKGTIDGQGANENWWKMCGAKRFGWEEGVVAQKNGGRERLLMYAETSMPVYKRIMKPEDGMRPQLINFHSCNTILIEDVSLRNSPFWVIHPLFCESMTVRGVDILSHGPNNDGCDPESSKNVLIENCIFNTGDDCIAIKSGRNADGRKWNIPSENIIVRGCTMKDGHGGVVVGSEISGGYKNLFVENCKMDSKNLDRVIRIKSSTCRGGLIENIYVKDVTVGQCGEAVLRIDLQYENRENCNRGFNPTVRNVYLQNVTCEKSKFGAYIVGLEDNDHVYNINVEDCHFNNVAQGNSIKGAKDITFKGLYINGKEIKK; from the coding sequence ATGAGAAAAGTATTCGGAATTATCCCCCTGCTTTTAATTACTCTTTTGGCAAACGCTAGTCCGATTGAGGAAGCTTGGAAAGAGTGTGCAAAGATTGAACAACAAATTAAAAAAACATCTTTTCCTAAAAGGACTTTTGTTATTACCGATTTTGGAGCAAAAGCTAATAATGAAGCTGAACCTTGCCATGATGCAATTAACCAGGCTATTATAACCTGTAATCAGGCTGGTGGCGGAACAGTAGTTATCCCTAAAGGGGTATTTTACACTGGTCCTATAACATTAAAAAGTAATGTAAATCTGCATTTTGAGGATGGAGCCGTACTTAATTTTTCTACAGATCAGAAATTATATTTCCCAGCCGTACTGACTCGTTGGGAAGGTGTTGATTGCTGGAATGCTCACCCATTGATTTATGCTTACGGTGAAACCAATATTGCTATTACCGGTAAAGGAACGATTGATGGTCAGGGTGCTAATGAAAATTGGTGGAAGATGTGTGGTGCCAAGCGCTTTGGCTGGGAAGAGGGCGTAGTAGCTCAAAAAAATGGTGGACGTGAACGCTTGTTGATGTATGCCGAAACGTCTATGCCTGTTTACAAACGCATTATGAAACCTGAAGATGGAATGCGTCCTCAGCTAATCAATTTCCACTCATGCAATACTATTCTAATTGAAGATGTAAGCTTGCGTAACTCTCCTTTTTGGGTAATTCATCCGCTATTCTGCGAAAGCATGACTGTTCGGGGAGTAGACATTCTGAGCCACGGACCAAACAACGATGGTTGCGACCCGGAATCGAGCAAAAATGTTTTAATTGAAAATTGTATTTTTAATACCGGCGACGATTGTATTGCTATTAAATCCGGAAGAAATGCTGACGGTCGTAAATGGAATATACCAAGTGAAAATATCATTGTTCGTGGCTGTACCATGAAAGACGGACATGGCGGTGTTGTTGTAGGAAGTGAAATTTCAGGTGGATATAAAAACTTATTTGTAGAGAACTGTAAAATGGACAGTAAAAACCTGGATCGTGTAATTCGTATTAAGAGTAGCACATGTCGTGGTGGATTAATTGAAAATATATACGTTAAGGATGTTACAGTAGGACAATGTGGTGAAGCTGTTCTTAGAATTGATCTTCAATATGAAAACAGAGAAAACTGCAACCGTGGCTTTAACCCGACTGTACGCAATGTATATCTTCAGAATGTAACTTGTGAGAAAAGTAAATTCGGAGCTTACATAGTTGGTCTGGAAGATAATGATCATGTTTATAATATAAACGTAGAAGATTGTCATTTCAATAATGTTGCTCAAGGAAATTCAATCAAAGGCGCGAAAGATATCACCTTTAAAGGCTTATATATCAACGGAAAAGAAATTAAAAAATAA